In Arthrobacter sp. B3I4, the following proteins share a genomic window:
- a CDS encoding phosphopantothenate--cysteine ligase family flavoprotein: MRIVLGVGGGIAAYKVASLLRLFTEAGHDVTVIPTEAATRFVGVATWEALSGHPVSNSVFDEVHIVNHVRLGHEAELIVVAPATADLLARAATGQANDLLTNTLLMAGGPVLMAPAMHTEMWRHPATQANVETLRSRGVTVLEPATGRLTGADSGPGRLPEPEAIFAAAVALAAASAIPNAPDLPADDLPAQDASDLPTDDAPTPAAPTTDENALARYVPMPDSPASDALTTDVLNSAVRAEAVLAEAVRAEAPAAVGPLTGLTVTISAGGTREPLDPVRFLGNRSSGKQGVALAVAAQAAGARVRLLAAHMDVPAPSGVEVVQVETALELRRAALHAAADSDVIIMAAAVADFRAADVSGTKIKKRDDAADPVITLIRNPDILRELVEVRDAASRNQLIVGFAAETGDADGDVLEYAAAKLRRKACDLLVVNQVGKDQVFGLDDNAVVILARSGSEPQEASGTKSDVAAAVIDRISAELSRAVPPA, encoded by the coding sequence GTGCGCATAGTCCTCGGAGTCGGGGGAGGGATTGCCGCCTACAAGGTGGCATCGCTCCTCCGGCTTTTTACTGAAGCCGGTCATGACGTCACCGTCATTCCCACGGAGGCTGCAACCCGTTTCGTCGGTGTGGCCACCTGGGAGGCCCTCTCCGGGCATCCGGTCAGCAACAGCGTCTTCGACGAGGTCCACATCGTCAACCACGTCCGGCTGGGGCACGAGGCAGAGCTGATAGTGGTGGCACCGGCGACGGCGGACCTGCTCGCGCGCGCCGCCACCGGCCAGGCTAACGACCTGCTGACGAACACGCTCCTGATGGCAGGCGGCCCGGTGCTGATGGCTCCGGCGATGCACACCGAGATGTGGCGCCACCCGGCCACCCAGGCGAACGTGGAAACCTTGCGCAGCCGCGGTGTTACCGTGCTCGAGCCTGCGACCGGCCGACTCACCGGTGCGGATTCGGGTCCGGGCCGGCTGCCCGAGCCGGAGGCGATCTTCGCTGCGGCCGTGGCCCTGGCCGCAGCCTCGGCCATCCCCAACGCACCGGACCTGCCGGCGGACGACCTGCCGGCGCAGGACGCGTCCGACCTGCCCACGGACGACGCGCCGACGCCCGCCGCGCCGACTACCGACGAGAACGCGCTGGCGCGGTACGTGCCGATGCCGGACTCGCCGGCGTCGGACGCGCTGACTACCGACGTGTTGAACTCAGCGGTTCGCGCCGAAGCGGTTCTCGCCGAAGCGGTTCGCGCCGAAGCGCCCGCCGCCGTCGGACCTCTGACCGGACTCACCGTGACCATCAGCGCCGGCGGCACCCGGGAACCCCTGGACCCGGTCCGCTTCCTGGGCAACCGGTCCTCCGGCAAGCAGGGCGTGGCTCTGGCTGTCGCGGCCCAGGCGGCCGGCGCCCGCGTCCGGCTCCTGGCCGCCCACATGGACGTTCCCGCGCCTTCCGGCGTCGAGGTGGTGCAGGTCGAAACCGCACTGGAACTGCGCCGGGCTGCCCTGCATGCGGCGGCGGACTCCGACGTCATCATCATGGCCGCCGCCGTCGCGGATTTTCGCGCCGCCGATGTCTCCGGAACCAAGATCAAGAAGCGCGACGACGCCGCGGACCCGGTGATTACCCTGATTCGCAACCCCGACATCCTGCGTGAACTGGTCGAGGTCCGCGACGCCGCCTCCCGTAATCAGCTGATCGTCGGCTTCGCCGCCGAAACCGGCGACGCCGACGGCGACGTGCTGGAGTACGCCGCGGCAAAGCTGCGCCGCAAGGCCTGCGACCTGCTCGTGGTCAACCAGGTCGGGAAGGACCAGGTCTTCGGCTTGGACGACAACGCCGTAGTCATCCTTGCCCGCTCCGGCTCCGAACCCCAAGAGGCGTCGGGTACGAAGTCCGACGTCGCGGCTGCCGTGATCGACCGCATCAGCGCCGAGTTGAGCCGGGCCGTTCCGCCGGCTTGA
- the metK gene encoding methionine adenosyltransferase, with product MTLPLQIPDFHGSTPASLRLFTSESVTEGHPDKICDQISDAILDALLAKDPESRVAVETLATTGLVHVAGEVTTDAYVEIPQIVRETILGIGYDSSANGFDGARCGVSVSIGQQSNDIAGGVFNSLEAREGRQEDDYDLQGAGDQGLMFGYASDETPSYMPVPIWLAHRLSERLTEVRKSGQLDYLRPDGKTQVTVGYDGDRPVSVETVVISSQHAEGASLDQLRADLAEHVVNPVMAMSNLDTSRSRNILNPAGAFVIGGPVGDAGLTGRKIIVDTYGGMARHGGGAFSGKDPSKVDRSAAYAMRWVAKNVVAAGLAKRAEIQIAYAIGQARPVGTYVETFGTETVDPARISAAIAEIFDLRPRAIIDALDLKRPIYAKTAAHGHFGREDPDFTWERLDRVDALKAFFNA from the coding sequence GTGACTTTACCGCTGCAGATTCCAGACTTCCACGGGTCCACGCCCGCCTCGCTCCGGCTCTTCACATCAGAGTCGGTGACCGAAGGACACCCCGACAAGATCTGCGACCAGATCAGCGATGCGATCCTCGATGCTTTGCTCGCCAAAGATCCGGAGTCCCGGGTGGCGGTGGAGACCCTGGCCACCACCGGCCTGGTCCATGTGGCCGGCGAAGTCACCACTGATGCCTACGTGGAGATTCCGCAGATCGTGCGGGAAACCATTCTCGGGATCGGCTACGACTCCTCCGCCAACGGCTTCGACGGCGCCCGCTGCGGCGTGTCGGTGTCCATCGGCCAGCAGTCCAACGACATCGCCGGCGGCGTGTTCAACTCCCTCGAAGCGCGCGAAGGCCGCCAGGAAGATGACTACGACCTGCAGGGTGCCGGGGACCAGGGACTGATGTTCGGCTATGCCAGCGACGAGACGCCGTCGTATATGCCGGTCCCGATCTGGCTCGCGCACCGGCTCTCTGAACGGCTCACCGAGGTCCGCAAGTCCGGCCAGCTGGACTACCTGCGGCCCGATGGCAAGACCCAGGTCACGGTCGGCTACGACGGTGACCGTCCGGTCTCCGTCGAGACCGTCGTCATTTCCAGCCAGCACGCTGAGGGCGCAAGCCTGGACCAGCTCCGCGCCGACCTGGCCGAGCACGTGGTCAACCCGGTGATGGCCATGTCCAACCTCGACACTTCCCGGTCCCGCAACATTCTCAACCCCGCCGGCGCCTTCGTCATCGGCGGACCGGTGGGCGACGCCGGGCTGACCGGCCGCAAGATCATCGTCGATACCTACGGCGGCATGGCCCGGCACGGCGGCGGCGCCTTCTCCGGTAAGGACCCGTCCAAGGTTGACCGCTCCGCAGCCTACGCGATGCGCTGGGTGGCGAAGAACGTGGTGGCGGCCGGCCTCGCCAAGCGCGCTGAAATCCAGATCGCCTACGCGATCGGGCAGGCCCGCCCGGTGGGTACTTACGTGGAAACCTTCGGGACCGAAACCGTGGACCCGGCCCGGATCAGCGCAGCCATCGCCGAGATCTTCGACCTCCGCCCCCGTGCCATCATCGACGCCTTGGACCTGAAGCGCCCGATCTACGCCAAGACGGCCGCGCACGGCCACTTCGGCCGGGAAGACCCGGACTTCACCTGGGAACGCCTGGACCGCGTCGACGCGTTGAAGGCCTTCTTCAACGCGTAA
- a CDS encoding primosomal protein N': protein MSAGVIREGLPTAGGVSPGSHRREAGTVQNARAGAAAPEEPLQLSLLHGFPASAAAAGPTLAGELPVARVLLDSFLPHLDRPFDYSVPAELDAAARPGVRVRVKFGGQELGGFLVERTAASDAGHALVPLHKVVSPVPVLTAEVAGLAAKVAARYAGTVSDVIRVAVPPRMARLEKEFAPGGVLDPALFAADGGGDRVPPVSAAASHWAEYRNGPAFLQHLAAGESPRAALSALQGFGPGGWPHLVAEAVAAVRRSGRGAVVVVPDYRDLDRAEAALRELLPAGDIARLTADDGPTPRYRNFLRVLSGAAHVVVGTRSAAYAPVRDLGLVVCWDDGDDLHIEQRSPYAHAREVLLLRAAHEGAACLLAGHARSTETQRLVESGWAFPVEADRSVVRRTVPRVLNTADSFEQERDPLARVARLPGAAWRAAKEGLERGPVLVQVARAGYAPSLVCDRCREQARCTACNGPLAMSGSAGSGAVPVCKWCSAAAPQWRCLHCNGVRLRRGATGALRTAEELGRAFPGKPVVNSSGDRVLATVPDTKALVVATVGAEPVAAGGYAAALLLDGDSLLRRENLRAGEDAVRRWFNAAALVRPASEGGLVVITAEDTAGVGALLRWDPAGYAGRELALRQELSLPPAVRIASITGRRSAVGHFTDAVETGLAKQGIVLRTAGPAPLSGPGAGSAPAAERRSGEDVRTLLFVPYGQASDVTKALHAVKAAAAAKRTDDPVQVRLDGVDVL from the coding sequence ATGTCAGCAGGTGTTATCCGTGAGGGACTGCCGACCGCCGGCGGCGTCAGCCCCGGCAGCCACAGAAGGGAGGCAGGTACCGTGCAAAATGCCCGGGCCGGTGCAGCAGCGCCGGAGGAGCCACTCCAGCTCTCACTGCTGCACGGCTTCCCAGCCTCGGCGGCTGCCGCGGGGCCTACCCTGGCCGGGGAGCTGCCGGTGGCCCGGGTGTTGCTGGACTCTTTTCTCCCGCATTTGGACCGGCCGTTCGACTACAGCGTGCCGGCCGAGCTGGACGCCGCGGCCCGTCCGGGCGTCCGGGTGCGGGTTAAATTCGGCGGCCAGGAGCTCGGCGGGTTCCTGGTTGAGCGCACGGCTGCGTCCGACGCAGGCCATGCCCTGGTTCCGCTGCACAAAGTGGTGTCCCCGGTGCCGGTACTCACGGCCGAGGTCGCCGGGCTGGCCGCGAAGGTGGCGGCCCGTTATGCCGGCACGGTCAGCGACGTGATCCGTGTTGCGGTCCCACCACGGATGGCCCGGCTCGAAAAGGAGTTCGCGCCCGGCGGCGTGCTGGACCCGGCACTTTTCGCCGCTGACGGCGGCGGCGACCGCGTGCCGCCGGTGTCGGCTGCCGCTTCCCACTGGGCAGAGTACCGCAACGGCCCAGCCTTCCTGCAGCACCTGGCCGCTGGCGAATCGCCCAGGGCGGCGCTGAGCGCCCTGCAGGGATTCGGCCCCGGCGGCTGGCCCCACTTGGTGGCCGAAGCCGTGGCCGCCGTCCGCCGGTCCGGCCGGGGCGCCGTCGTCGTGGTGCCCGATTACCGCGACCTGGACCGGGCGGAAGCGGCGCTGCGGGAGCTTCTCCCGGCCGGGGATATTGCCCGGCTGACCGCCGACGACGGCCCGACCCCGCGGTACCGCAACTTCCTGCGCGTGCTCAGCGGTGCGGCGCACGTCGTCGTGGGGACGCGTTCCGCCGCCTACGCTCCGGTGCGTGACCTGGGCCTGGTGGTGTGCTGGGACGACGGCGATGATCTGCACATCGAGCAGCGTTCCCCCTATGCCCATGCACGGGAGGTTCTGTTGCTCCGTGCCGCTCATGAGGGGGCGGCCTGCCTGCTCGCCGGGCACGCCCGCAGCACGGAAACGCAACGGCTGGTGGAATCCGGCTGGGCTTTCCCGGTCGAGGCGGACCGCTCGGTGGTGCGCAGGACAGTTCCGCGCGTGCTCAACACGGCCGACAGCTTTGAACAGGAGCGCGATCCGCTGGCACGCGTCGCACGCCTGCCGGGCGCCGCATGGCGAGCGGCCAAGGAGGGGCTGGAACGGGGACCGGTGCTGGTCCAGGTGGCGAGGGCCGGCTACGCGCCGTCCCTGGTGTGCGACCGCTGCCGGGAACAAGCCCGCTGCACGGCCTGCAACGGCCCGTTGGCCATGTCCGGGTCAGCCGGCAGCGGCGCGGTACCCGTGTGTAAGTGGTGTTCAGCAGCGGCTCCGCAGTGGCGCTGCCTGCACTGCAACGGGGTTCGGCTCCGCCGCGGAGCCACCGGAGCGCTGCGGACTGCCGAGGAGTTGGGACGTGCGTTTCCCGGCAAGCCGGTGGTGAACTCTTCCGGTGACCGTGTCCTGGCGACGGTGCCGGACACGAAAGCCCTGGTCGTCGCCACCGTGGGTGCCGAGCCGGTGGCTGCCGGAGGCTACGCCGCTGCACTGTTGCTCGACGGTGATTCGCTGTTGCGCCGCGAAAATCTGCGGGCGGGGGAGGACGCTGTGCGCCGCTGGTTCAACGCTGCCGCACTGGTCCGCCCCGCGTCCGAGGGCGGCTTGGTGGTTATCACCGCGGAGGACACTGCCGGGGTCGGGGCGCTGCTGCGTTGGGACCCGGCGGGGTACGCAGGCCGCGAACTTGCCCTGCGGCAGGAGTTGTCGCTGCCGCCCGCCGTTCGGATCGCGTCCATCACGGGCAGAAGGTCCGCCGTCGGGCACTTCACCGACGCCGTCGAAACGGGGTTGGCTAAACAAGGCATCGTGCTGCGTACGGCCGGACCGGCACCGCTTTCGGGCCCCGGCGCTGGGTCGGCACCGGCGGCGGAGCGCCGAAGCGGTGAGGATGTCAGAACCCTGCTGTTCGTCCCGTACGGCCAGGCCAGCGACGTCACGAAGGCGTTGCACGCAGTCAAGGCGGCGGCAGCGGCGAAGCGTACCGACGATCCGGTGCAGGTGCGGCTGGACGGCGTCGACGTCCTCTAG
- a CDS encoding NUDIX domain-containing protein, translating to MYDGRVIEAAVRDMTAAHAGEEDLANWFRTRWLPELRPLAADVWVFTPDFRRILVVEHCWRGLVPPGGRVEPGETQREGAIRELAEETGLELLVDARPAFAAARAYREDWPPTLNLSYWTVADPASELTPEPGQPARWVDVDSKWRTFHTADSAVIAGFAATQRPR from the coding sequence ATGTACGACGGACGTGTCATCGAGGCAGCCGTCCGCGACATGACGGCGGCCCATGCCGGGGAAGAAGACCTTGCCAACTGGTTCCGAACGCGGTGGCTGCCGGAGCTGCGTCCGCTGGCAGCCGATGTCTGGGTGTTCACACCGGACTTCCGGCGGATCCTCGTCGTTGAGCACTGCTGGCGGGGCTTGGTACCGCCGGGCGGTCGGGTGGAGCCGGGCGAAACTCAGCGAGAGGGTGCAATTCGAGAGCTTGCCGAAGAAACTGGACTCGAGCTCCTCGTGGACGCTCGTCCGGCTTTTGCGGCGGCCCGCGCGTACCGGGAGGACTGGCCGCCGACGTTGAACCTGTCCTATTGGACGGTCGCTGACCCGGCCTCGGAACTGACACCTGAGCCTGGCCAACCCGCGCGATGGGTGGACGTTGACTCGAAGTGGCGGACGTTCCACACAGCGGATTCCGCAGTGATAGCGGGGTTCGCGGCCACACAGCGCCCGCGCTGA
- a CDS encoding DUF222 domain-containing protein — protein MRSGVALSAETRAAVAALAASAVAFAASVGVGPECWDPPAAGPRPAGQGQPDRGSVNDAGSLPDPGAGAYAADADADAGPVFDADPLRELADACLDGMAAVARFEAGSAAVKARFAAEYLAAEESVASPAGSGRDRMMRQVAETAEVACALTVSERTAGALLCQAVTLTTVLPLTLASLQAGHISWQHARVLVDETTNLDPAAAAALERNFLAPYFPGMGVPDRARGCLAGDLVPGRFRAKARVWRERHHPASIEARHTRSVLDRRVEFLPDNDGMAWFNTYLPADTAAGIWARTTAEARALQSPDEARTLTQLRADVAATLLQSGYLAPTGTAVTGTGGHTAGAGEGDGPEAPAAGLALGAGDFSGAGLIGDVLSPRAQVLVTVPVLSLMGVTDEPAMLDGYGPVPPSMARRLVAEGADSFYRVLTDPRDGAPLEIGRTSYRLTKAQRQWLRLRDGRCPFPGCNNPSLDNEADHLLAWADGGTTGISNLGQPCRKHHSLKHNSAWTPTRADKDHPPGWTSPAGRTYPSEHQDWEPPNLPDQLLPDELLPGELLPGQLLPGELLPGQLLPDELLPDDPVFDREPPPDWELDDDAHARVSPMEDSKLVLLEGLLLNLLKRLEPQRELHARSFPDWQWYAGRRTLSKDLRFHSA, from the coding sequence GTGAGAAGCGGTGTGGCTTTGAGTGCGGAGACCAGGGCGGCGGTGGCGGCGCTGGCTGCTTCTGCGGTGGCGTTCGCTGCCTCCGTGGGCGTCGGGCCGGAATGCTGGGATCCGCCCGCCGCCGGTCCCCGGCCCGCCGGTCAGGGTCAACCGGACAGGGGCTCTGTGAACGATGCCGGTTCTTTGCCTGACCCCGGCGCCGGTGCCTATGCTGCCGATGCCGATGCTGATGCCGGTCCGGTGTTTGATGCTGATCCGTTGCGGGAGTTGGCGGATGCATGTCTGGATGGAATGGCGGCGGTGGCGCGGTTTGAGGCGGGGTCCGCGGCGGTGAAAGCCCGGTTCGCCGCCGAGTACCTCGCGGCGGAGGAGTCGGTGGCGTCCCCGGCCGGCTCTGGTAGGGACCGCATGATGCGCCAGGTCGCCGAGACCGCGGAGGTCGCGTGCGCGTTGACGGTCAGTGAGCGTACTGCCGGGGCGTTGTTGTGCCAGGCGGTGACGTTGACGACGGTGTTGCCGTTGACGCTGGCGTCGTTGCAGGCCGGGCATATTTCCTGGCAGCACGCCCGGGTGCTGGTCGATGAGACGACGAACCTGGACCCGGCGGCCGCGGCTGCTTTGGAGCGGAACTTCCTGGCACCCTATTTTCCCGGTATGGGGGTTCCGGATCGGGCGCGGGGCTGCCTGGCAGGGGACCTGGTCCCTGGCCGGTTCCGGGCGAAAGCACGCGTTTGGCGTGAACGACACCACCCGGCCAGCATCGAAGCCCGGCACACCCGCAGTGTGCTCGACCGCCGGGTTGAATTCCTGCCGGACAACGACGGGATGGCGTGGTTCAACACCTACCTGCCCGCCGACACAGCGGCGGGGATCTGGGCGCGGACCACCGCCGAAGCCCGCGCCCTGCAATCCCCGGACGAGGCCCGGACCCTGACCCAGCTGCGCGCAGACGTCGCCGCAACCCTGCTCCAAAGCGGCTACCTGGCACCCACCGGCACGGCGGTTACCGGCACCGGTGGCCACACTGCCGGCGCGGGCGAGGGGGACGGCCCTGAGGCCCCTGCCGCCGGTCTCGCCCTGGGAGCTGGAGACTTCTCCGGGGCGGGCCTGATCGGTGACGTGCTGTCGCCGCGGGCGCAGGTGCTGGTCACCGTCCCGGTCCTGTCCCTCATGGGTGTTACGGATGAACCGGCGATGCTCGACGGGTACGGCCCGGTCCCTCCGTCGATGGCCCGGCGGCTCGTCGCCGAGGGCGCGGATTCGTTCTACCGGGTGCTGACGGATCCACGGGATGGAGCGCCGCTGGAGATCGGCCGGACAAGCTACCGGTTGACCAAGGCGCAGCGGCAATGGCTGCGGCTCCGCGACGGCAGATGCCCCTTTCCGGGGTGTAACAACCCATCGCTGGATAACGAGGCGGACCATCTGCTGGCTTGGGCCGACGGAGGTACCACCGGGATCTCGAACCTCGGCCAGCCCTGCCGCAAGCACCACAGCCTCAAACACAACTCGGCCTGGACCCCGACAAGGGCGGACAAAGACCATCCGCCGGGCTGGACCTCACCGGCCGGACGGACCTACCCCAGCGAACACCAGGACTGGGAACCACCCAATTTACCCGATCAGCTCCTACCGGATGAGCTCCTGCCCGGTGAGCTCCTGCCCGGTCAGCTCCTGCCCGGTGAGCTCCTGCCCGGTCAGCTCCTGCCGGATGAGCTCCTACCGGATGACCCCGTATTCGACCGCGAGCCCCCACCGGACTGGGAACTCGACGATGACGCCCATGCCCGAGTCAGCCCGATGGAGGATTCGAAACTGGTGCTGCTCGAGGGACTGCTCCTGAACCTGCTAAAGCGGTTGGAGCCTCAAAGGGAACTGCACGCCCGCTCCTTCCCGGACTGGCAGTGGTATGCGGGCAGGCGCACCTTGTCGAAGGATCTACGGTTCCATTCGGCCTGA
- a CDS encoding alpha/beta fold hydrolase, with protein sequence MEHVAAEPSPLEPLFSANLESRSSSSAVDLNGTRVAYWSYQPVRQTPETRTILVIHGFRGDHHGLLRVADQLPDMRLIMPDLPGFGASGAFPAGGHTVSGYGRFISDFMAALGLGPDTVLLGHSFGSIVASHFVADHPGSVAELILINPIAAPALEGPKGLMTKAAVLYYEAAARLPRGLGNALLRNQLIVRVMSETMAKTRDKTLRRFVHAQHSAYFSAFADRDSLLEAFKASVGSNVAEVAPRLALPVLLVAGEKDEIASLPDQHKLLPLLPDGTLEVIPDVGHLIHYETPEPAAGFIRRFLKDHAA encoded by the coding sequence ATGGAACACGTGGCCGCCGAGCCTTCTCCCCTGGAGCCCCTCTTCAGCGCCAATTTGGAATCCCGCAGCAGCAGTTCAGCGGTGGACCTGAACGGCACCCGCGTCGCCTACTGGAGCTACCAGCCGGTCAGGCAAACTCCGGAAACCCGGACAATCCTGGTGATCCACGGTTTCCGCGGGGACCACCATGGCCTGCTCCGCGTGGCCGATCAGCTGCCCGACATGCGCCTGATCATGCCGGATCTGCCGGGCTTCGGCGCCTCGGGCGCGTTCCCGGCGGGCGGCCACACTGTCAGCGGTTACGGCCGGTTCATCAGCGATTTCATGGCGGCTCTCGGCCTGGGGCCGGACACTGTGCTGCTGGGACACTCCTTCGGGTCGATCGTCGCCAGCCACTTCGTGGCGGACCATCCAGGGTCGGTCGCCGAGCTGATCCTCATCAACCCCATTGCGGCACCCGCCCTTGAGGGACCCAAGGGTCTGATGACCAAGGCCGCGGTGCTCTACTACGAAGCAGCCGCCCGCCTCCCCCGCGGTCTCGGCAATGCGTTGCTGCGCAACCAGCTCATCGTCCGTGTGATGAGCGAGACGATGGCCAAGACCAGGGACAAAACCCTGCGGCGGTTCGTACACGCGCAGCACAGCGCCTATTTCTCCGCTTTCGCTGACCGTGACAGCCTGCTCGAAGCTTTCAAGGCTTCGGTGGGAAGCAACGTCGCCGAAGTGGCACCGCGGCTGGCCCTCCCGGTGCTGCTGGTGGCCGGTGAGAAGGACGAAATCGCCTCGCTTCCCGATCAACACAAGTTGCTGCCTCTGCTGCCGGACGGGACGCTGGAAGTGATTCCCGACGTCGGGCATCTCATCCACTACGAAACCCCGGAGCCTGCTGCAGGTTTCATCCGCCGCTTCCTGAAGGACCATGCCGCGTGA
- a CDS encoding aldo/keto reductase, whose product MRISPRVALNNGVLMDRLGFGLYKVPPAEAAGLVTMALEAGYRHFDTAAMYGNEAGVGKAVGALSAFDGSAGGSGELHPAIGREDLFLTTKLWNDDQGYDSTLRAFDTSVAKLGLEYVDLYLIHWPCPRRGLYTESYRALETLYREGRVRAIGVSNFQPAHLERLLQTAEVVPAVNQIELHPWLQQAELRALHASLGVTTEAWSPLGRGQVLQDPVVLELAAAHGRTAAQIILRWHLELGNVVIPKASSYARIHENHDIFSFTLSTADLDALAGLERGFRTGSNPDNVN is encoded by the coding sequence GCCGAGGCGGCAGGACTGGTCACCATGGCGCTGGAAGCCGGATATCGCCATTTCGATACGGCGGCGATGTACGGGAACGAAGCCGGGGTGGGAAAGGCGGTCGGCGCCCTGTCCGCCTTCGACGGTTCGGCCGGCGGCTCCGGCGAGCTGCATCCCGCGATCGGCCGTGAGGATCTGTTCCTGACCACGAAGCTGTGGAACGACGACCAGGGTTATGATTCGACGCTGCGTGCTTTCGACACGTCTGTCGCCAAGCTCGGTCTTGAATACGTCGACCTCTACTTGATCCATTGGCCCTGCCCCCGGCGCGGTCTGTACACCGAAAGCTACCGCGCGCTTGAGACGCTGTACCGCGAAGGCAGGGTCCGCGCCATTGGCGTGTCCAACTTCCAGCCCGCCCACCTGGAACGCCTGCTCCAGACGGCGGAAGTGGTACCGGCCGTGAACCAGATTGAACTGCACCCTTGGCTCCAGCAGGCCGAGCTGAGGGCGCTGCACGCATCTCTCGGGGTCACCACGGAAGCCTGGAGCCCCCTCGGACGCGGACAGGTGCTGCAGGACCCGGTGGTGTTGGAACTGGCAGCGGCACACGGCCGGACCGCCGCGCAAATCATACTGCGCTGGCACTTGGAACTGGGCAACGTCGTCATCCCCAAGGCCAGCTCCTACGCCCGCATCCACGAAAACCACGACATTTTCAGTTTCACCCTCAGCACCGCAGACCTGGACGCCCTCGCAGGGCTGGAGCGCGGCTTCCGCACCGGTTCCAATCCGGACAACGTCAACTAG